The genomic interval ATGAGCCTACAGTTGGGATTGATCCAATTCTTCGAAAAGCTATCTGGCAAACCTTCAACAAGCTTAAAGAAAACGGGACATCGATTATTGTAACTACCCATGTCATGGATGAAGCTGAAAAATGTGATCGGCTAGGGATGATAAGAAATGGTCAACTGATTGCTATCGATACTCCAAGCAACTTGATGAGTAACTGTAATGCACAGACTATGGAAGAAGCATTCCTATATTATGGAGGTTTAGCAAATGAGAATTAATGCACTGGTATTGCGCATTATGAAACAATTTTATCGTGACAAACGTACGCTTGCTTTGATGATTCTTGCCCCTATTCTTATTTTAACGTTAGTTAATCTAGTTTTTAATGGGGATGACTATGAAACAAAAATAGGTTTAATTAATGTGCCTGAGCCCATAAGTACAGCTTTTGAAAAAGAAGATTTACGAACCTCCATCTATAAATCTGAAACAACAGCAATAGCCTCGTTAAAGAATGGGGACATTGATGCTTATTTCGCTGTAGAAAATGGTAAGACCAAATTAATGGTAGAAGGAAGCGATCCCTCTATTAGCAAAGCAACCATCGCAAAGGTACAGGAAGCCATACAGAATCTGTCACCTAATGAAACAGCAATTAATGTAGACGCATTTTACGGATCTATTGATATGAAACAATTTGATTCATTTGGTCCTATATTACTTGGTTTTTTTGCCTTCTTCTTTGTTTTTCTAGTAGCCGGTGTATCCTTTTTAAGAGAAAGAACAACGGGTACATTAGAACGATTGCTTTCCAGTCCTATTAGAAGATGGGAGCTTGTCCTCTCCTATATTATAGGCTTTGGTTTATTCACAATGCTGCAATCAGGTATCATCGTCTTTTATTCCGTCTATATACTTCATATGTCAAACGTCGGTTCCATTTTGTATGTATTATTGATTACGTTACTATTAGCATTAGTAGCCCTAACATTAGGAATTCTATTATCCTCTTTTGCCAATAATGAATTACAAATGATTCAATTCATTCCCATTGTCGTTGTCCCGCAAGTATTCTTTTCTGGGTTGTTTAATTTAGATACAATATCCTCTGCAATTAGTTGGATTTCTTACTTAACGCCTTTATATTATGCAGCAAATGCTCTGCGAGAGGTAATGATTCGAGGGAACGGGTTTATGGAAATAATAGGATCTCTTAGCATACTGCTCGGCTATTCCATTGTCTTGATGATTATAAATATCTTTGCTTTGAAAAAATATCGTAGTATCTAGGTATTATATTTTTCCTCCGCAATCCTTTATAATTAGAATAGATTGTATGGTTAAAGGAGTTCCCTATGGATAATAGCGAAAATATATTAGAAATTATTTTAAAAGAAGAACAATCCATGACAGATAAACAGAAAAAAATATTGATAGCTGCCATTGATGCATTTTCCGAGAAAGGATATGCCGCCACCTCAACTAGTGAAATCGCAAAAATGGCAGGAGTGGCAGAGGGAACGATTTTCCGACACTACAAAACGAAAAAGGATTTACTGTTAACCCTTCTTTCGCCACTATTAAGCACGTTAATTGCACCACGAGTGATTAAAGATTTTGATAAAGTATTAAACGTTTCTCATCATAATTTTGAAGATTTTCTAAGAGCAATCGTAAAAAATAGAATGGAATTTTTGCAGAAAAATAATACATTATTCAAAATTTTAATACAGGAAATCCCCTTTCATGATGATCTCCGTGAAACGTTCAAAAATCAAATTGCCGTAAAAGTATTCGGACGTTTTCAAGAAATCATGGAAACTTACAAAGCAAAAGGAGAAATTATTTCCATCCCTTCTTTCAGTTCCGTTCGCCTAACCGTTACGTCCATTTTCGGTTATTTTATCGCTCGCTATATCCTTCTTCCCGATATAAAGTGGGATGATGAAGAAGAAATAGAACGGACCATTCAGTTTATTCTTTATGGATTAAAGCCTCGTGCATAAGATAATATTAAAAAAAACAGTGGATGAACTCATTATGCCTAGTTCATCCACTGTTTTTTGACTATCTGCAAAAAGAATCTGTTGTCTCTTATTCCTCTAATGCTTTTCTAATCGCTTGAGCTACGCCACTTTCTTCATTGGTACCTGTCACAAAATGACATTGACGTTGAATATCTTCCACCGCATTTCCCATTGCTACCGCTCTGCCTGCCTTTTGAAGCATGGAAACATCATTATAATTATCTCCAATTGCCATCGTTTCAGAAAGAGAAATAGCGCGGGCGTTCACAAATTTCTCTAGCGCAATCCCTTTTTGGGCATGAACAGAAGTTATTTCTAAGTTCTCCTTACCGGAAGCACTTATTGCTACTCCTTCTAACTTAGATAACTCTTCTCTAACATTCCCTAAAACAATTGGATCAAAATGAAAGGCCAATAATTTATAAATAATTTGGTCATCATCCTCAAATAATACTTCATAGCTATCTAATTGATGAATAACCGCTAATCGTTCCTCTGCTGCTTTTTTAATCTCTTCCATATCCTTTATATGACCACTAACCGTGAAAATATCCATAATAAGGGATCTCGCTACTGTTTTATCTACCGTATACGTTCCTCTATTGGTATATACCTCATAATATACTTGATGTTTATGTAAAATTTCAGCCATCTCTCTCGCCAGATTTTTACTTAATGGGTTCGTATCTACGATGATATGCTCATTTGTTCTTATTTCTGCCCCATTTGCACAAATCATCGGTGTGATAATGCCTGCATCCTTTAAAAGATCTCCTGCTTCTTCATACGCACGACCAGTAGCAATCACCACTTCTACCCCGTTGTTCTGCGCATATTTAATAGCTTCCCGATTTTCTTCTGTAATTTCTTGCGTGGATGTCAATAACGTACCATCCATATCAATCGCTATGCATCTAATCATCTAAACACCCTCAAATCTTTTATTCATCTTGATTATTTTCGAATTTTCTTACTCCTGTATCATCATAACATGAAAGAACAAGCAGCAAAAGGAAGAGAACTTTAAGAGATGCTTGTCTTTTTGTAAATTTTTTTGTGCTTTTGTTTGTCAATGAGCAATTTAGCGGTATTCAGGTGGCTATACTTGCAGGTTGGGCACTTTTATTTGCAGGTTGGGCACTTTTATTTGCAGCTTTTTGTCCTTTACTTGCAACTCTCCGCTCTTTACTTGCGGCTCTCCGCTCCTTACTTGCGACTTTCCACTCCTTACTTGCGACTTTCCACTCCTTACTTGCGACTCTCCACCCTTTACTTGCAACTCTCCGCTCCTTACTTGCGACTTTCCACTCCTTACTTGCGACTCTCCACCCTTTACTTGCAACTCTCCACTCCTTACTTGCAACTCTCCACTCTTTACTTGCGGCTCTCCACTCTTTACTTGCAACTCTCCGTTCCTTACTTGAGACTCTCCGCTGTTCCTCTTCCCCATTTCAACAACCAAATAAACCCATCCTCTATTTTGTCATTTTTGTGAACGAATATGTGAACACTTTTCAAACAATGAGTGAAGTTTACCGCAAGCAATCAAATTTTCATTATGATATATCTATCATTCACCAAAAGGGGACGATCGGAAAAACAAACCTGTTTAAAACCTTTTAAAACAATGTTTATCGACGCTTTTCAACATCTAACTACATAGGATGAGCACCAAGAAAATAACACTTTCAGCTGTTTCTCTCAGCTTCATATTTAGAATTAGCCTAGTTCAAATTCATCTTATGCAATGATTTTTATCGCTTTCGTGAACAGTAAGATTCACAATTCTTATTCAAATACAAAAAAAGGAGGAGAAATTCATGGATATGATTTTTCTATCGCGTTTACAATTTGCTTCGACAACCATTTTCCACTATCTGTTCGTTCCTATCTCTATCGGTTTAGTATTTATTATCGCAATCATGGAATCTTTTTATGTGAAAACAGGAAATGAAGAATACAAGAAAATGGCTAAGTTTTGGGGCAAACTATTTTTAATCAACTTTGTTATTGGTATTGTTACAGGGATTCTTCAAGAGTTTCAGTTTGGGATGAACTGGTCTAATTATTCTCGCTTTGTAGGTGATGTATTCGGTGCACCACTTGCCATTGAAGCATTGCTTGCTTTCTTTATGGAAAGTACTTTCATCGGATTATGGATATTCGGTTGGGACCGTTTATCAAAAAAAGTTCATTTAGCCTGTATTTGGTTAACTGCATTTGGAACGACGATGTCTGCATTCTGGATTTTAGCAGCAAATAGTTTTATGCAACGTCCCGTAGGATTTGAGATTAATAACGGTCGAGCAGAAATGAATGACTTCTTCGCTCTAATCACAAACGGGCAGGTTCTTGTTGAATTTCCACATACCGTATTTGCAGCTTTTGCAACTGGCGCATTTTTAGTTTGTGGAATTAGTGCTATTAAATTATTAGGAAAAAAAGATGTAGATTTCTTTAAAAAATCCTTTCAAATTGGTATTACGGTTGCCTTAACTTCTACTTTCTTAACACTTGTTGCCGGGCATGCTCAAGCACAATTTTTAGTAGAAACACAGCCAATGAAGATGGCGGCAAGTGAAGGACTATGGGATAGAAGTGAAAATCCAGCACCATGGACTGTTTTTGCCAATATCGATGTAGATAATAAACAAAATAGCGCAGAGTTAAAAATCCCTTATCTATTAAGCATTCTTTCTTACAACACATTAGATGGAAGCGTGAAAGGAATGAATGAGCTTCAAGCAGAGTATGTACAAAAATATGGGGAAGGCGATTATATTCCTCCTGTAAAAACTACTTTCTGGAGCTTTAGAATCATGGTTGCCGCAGGGGTAGCAATGATCCTCCTTGGGATATATGGAGTATTTTTAGCATGGAAAAAGAAATTAGTCTCTAAGCCAAATAAATGGTTCTACCGCTTAATGGTTGCAGGTATTTCTCTTCCTTTCATTGCTAATACTTCTGGATGGATTATGACAGAGATTGGGAGACAACCTTGGACTGTTTTCGGATTAATGACAACAGCTGATAGTATTTCTCCAAGTGTTTCAGCAGGGCAAGTCTTATTCTCCATTATTGCATTTTGTACCATCTATGCAGTATTAGGTGCAATCATGGTTTACCTATATGTAAAAGTTGTTAAAAAAGGACCATACATGATGGAAAAAGTAGATATTAAAGTAACGAATGACCCGTTTGCGAAGGAGGATTTCCATGCTTGAGTTAAATGTCCTTTGGTTTATTTTAGTCGCGGTTTTATTTATTGGATTCTTCTTTTTAGAAGGTTTTGATTTTGGGGTCGGTATGTCAACAAAGCTTTTAGCAAAAAGTGATATAGAAAAACGCATCCTCATTAATTCAATCGGACCTTATTGGGACGCTAATGAGGTATGGTTAATTACTGCCGGAGGAGCAATGTTTGCAGCATTTCCTCATTGGTACGCTACGATGTTCAGCGGATTTTACACACCACTCGTAGTTGTTTTATTAGCATTAATCGTTCGGGCAACAGGCTTTGAATTCCGGGCAAAAGATAGCCATCCAACATGGAAAAAAGCATGGGATGTTTGTATTTTCTTAGGCAGCTTCCTTCCTCCACTATTATTTGGAGTTGTATTTGCTTGCTTCATGCAAGGTCTGCCAATTGATCAAAATATGGAATTAAAAGCCGGATTCTTTGATATCGTAAACTACTATACACTAACAGGCGGTCTTACTGTCCTAGTCCTATGCCTTGTACATGGATTAGTATTTACCACATTACGAACTGTCGGTGATTTGCAAGAAAGAGCACGTAACTTAGCACAAAAGCTTTTACCTTTACTAGGTATATTATTAACACTGTTTTCTGCCTTAACTTATATTAAAACAGATATTTTCCAAGAACGCGGCTTAATCCTTTCCTTTATCTTTTCATTAGGGGTTATTGCCTTTATAGTTGGTGGATTCTTTATATCTCGAAAAATGGACGGCTGGGCTTTCGGAATGACTGGCGCGGTTATCACTTTATCCTTTGCCTCTATTTTCATCGGCTTATTCCCTAGAGTAATGGTTAGTTCTATAAGTGATGCCTTCAGCTTAACGATTCATAACGCAGCTTCCGGTCACTACTCCTTAAAAGTAATGACAATTGTAGCTTTAACTCTCCTGCCATTCGTTTTAGGCTATCAAATTTGGAGCTATATTGTTTTCCGGAAACGTATTACTGAAAAGTCCCATTTAGAATACTAATGGATAAAAATCTAGTAAAACTTAATGGAATTAAGCCGATTCTCACCTTCATTGGAATATTAACAATTGTAGAAGGAGCTGCTATTATTCTGCAGGCCAAATGGCTTGCAGAAATAATAGCCTCTTTATATAACGGCAACACCTTTCAAGAGCAGTATGTCAAAATCATATTGTTCTTATTAGCTTTTTTAGGACGGCACTTCTTACACACCATTCAGCAAAATATCGCGACGACATTTGCTGAAAAAACAAGTAAGGAGCTTCGTTTTCACTTGATGCAAAAATTGTTTGAACTTGGTCCTAAATACACCAAAAAACAAGGCAGCGGGAACATTGCCACACTTGTCCTTGAAGGAGTTACCCAATATAAAACCTACTTGGAGCTTTTCTTACCAAGAATGCTTGCTACAGGGGTTATCCCTGGCATGATTATTCTATATGTGTATTGGAATGATTGGCTTTCAGGTGTAATTTTAACCGTTACAATGCCGATTTTAATAGTATTTTTAATACTTGTTGGCATGGCTGCTAGTAGCCAAATGAACCGACAGCTGGCAACATACAAAATATTAGCTAACCACTTCTTAGACTCTTTAAGAGGATTAGAAACACTGAAGTTTTTAGGAAGAAGCAAACAGCATAGTAGAAATATTGAAAAGGTCAGTGAACAATATCGAGACGCAACAATGAAAACATTGCGATTAGCGTTTTTATCCTCCTTTTCATTAGACTTTTTCACCTCTCTTTCTGTTGCAGTTGTAGCTGTAAACTTAGGTTTACGCTTAATAAATGGTGATTTAGTGTTATTGCCAGCCTTAATGATTCTTATTCTGGCGCCAGAATTTTTCCTGCCTGTTCGAATGGTAGGTGCCGACTATCATGCAACATTAGATGGGAAGGAAGCTGGAGATGCGATTCAAAAGATTATTCAAAGCCCAAACTACGATCAAGGTAATGGGCAAGCTATTTCTCTAGGTGACGAGCCATCCCTTTCCTTTCAAAACATCGCATTTCAACATCATCCAGAGGAAGAAGCAACATTAAAAAATCTTTCCTTTACGATTGATGGCTATAAAAAAATTGGCATTGTCGGCGAAAGTGGAGCAGGTAAATCTACTCTTATTGATCTACTAAGTGGATTTTCAGAGCATAATGAAGGAACGATTTCTTTAAACGGTGATCTTGTTTCCGGTCTAATGACAGATGAATGGAGACAGCTGACTACCTATATCCCGCAAGCTCCTTATATTTTTAGCATGACATTAAGAGAAAATATCGCTTTTTACCATCCAGAAGCTACAGATGAAGAAATTATCCAAGCATTAAAAGCAACTGGTTTATATGACATTTTCACTACCTTTCCTAATGGTCTAGATGAGGTGCTAGGTGATGGAGGTAGAAATTTAAGTGGTGGGCAGGAACAAAGAATTGCTTTAGCGAGAGCCTTTTTAACGAATCGAAAAATCATGCTATTGGATGAGCCTACTTCCCATTTAGATATTGAAACAGAATTTGAATTAAAAGAAACGATGCTGCCACTATTTAAGGAGAAGCTAGTATTCCTAGCAACACATCGACTTCATTGGATGAAGGAGATGGACTATATTTTTGTTATGGATCAAGGCTCAATTGTAGAAACAGGAACACACGAAGAATTAATGGCAGCCAGAGGATACTATTATAAGCTATTACAGCAGTAAGGAGGAGCTCAGTTGAATGCAAATAAATGGATTTTCCCATTTCTAAAAGCAAATAAAAGTCGAATCATCTTCATTCTTTTCTTGAGCATCCTTGCTTTACTTACAGCTGCGATGCTTACCTTTACCTCAGGCTATCTTATTTCTAAATCAGCTATCCCCGTTGAAAATATCTTAATGGTTTATGTGCCCATCGTTGGTGTAAGAACCTTTGGTATCAGTCGTGCTGTGTTTAGCTATTTGGAAAAATTAGCTGGTCATCATACAGTCCTGCGGATTTTATCAGCAATGCGCATAAAGCTCTACCAGATTTTAGAACCACAAGCTTTATTTTTAAAAAACAGATTTAAAGTCGGCGATATGTTAGGGATTCTTTCTGATGATATTGAGAAATTACAAAACATTTATTTACGAACCATTTTCCCGACTTTTGCAACGTCTGTTTTATATATTATTGTAGTATGCGCGATTGGCATTTTAGATGTTCCTTTCGCTTTCCTTATGGCACTTTATTTAGGATTGTTATTATTCATTTTCCCTGTCCTCTCATTGGTGCTTATGCGCAAGAAACAAAGAGAATTTAAACAAAGAAGAAATGGACTCTATCAAAAACTAACGGATAGCATTTTAGGAATGAGCGACTGGGTAATCAGTGGGCGTTCCAAAGGCTTTATAGAGGAGTACGAAAAAGAAGAAAAAATTGTTGCACAGATTAATCATCAGCTTATTCAATTTACTCGTTGGCGTAACTTTGCTTCACAGGCGGTCGCTGCACTTATTATTCTTTCCCTCGTTTCGTGGTCTAGCCAACAGTATATGGAAGGGAATATCCCTGTTACATTGATTGCTGCAATCATTCTCGTTGCTTTACCTATACTCGATGCATTTTTAGTCGTTTCTGATGCATTTGAAAAGCTGCCTTCCTATCAAGATTCATTAGCAAGACTTAGAAAACTAGAAGTACCTATGCACAAAAAGGCAAATGCTCGACCAATGATTGATACTAATAAGGTGGATATTCAGGTTAATCAAATCTCTTACCGTTATGATCAAGAGCAAGCATTATCCTTAACCAATGTATGTTTGGATATTCCACAAGGGAAAAAAATTGCTTTAATCGGAAGAAGCGGTGCTGGTAAATCAACCTTATTGAAATTAATCCAAGGTGTTATCCAGCCAACCTCAGGAAGTATCACCTATAATGGCGAATCAACAGCTTCCTTTCAAGAAGACACTTCTTCGCTTATTTCTGTACTTAATCAAACACCTCACCTATTTGCTACGACGCTACGAAATAATATTTTACTAGGTGTGGAAGAAGCAACAGAAGAAGAACTTGCAAAAGCCATTAAATTGGCTCAATTAGAGGATTTGGTTTCAGCTTTACCTAACGGCTTGGATACTTTTATGGAGGAATCAGGACAACGCTTTTCAGGTGGAGAAAGACAAAGAGTAGCCCTAGCAAGAATTTTACTTCAAAAAACTCCAATTGTGCTTATGGATGAACCAAATGCGAGTCTTGATCCAAAGACAGAAAAAGACTTATTAAGAACGATTTTTTCCTCACTGAATGGAAAAACATTGATTTGGATTACCCACCATCTAGTAGGAGTAGAAGAAATGGATGAAATCATTTTTATGGATCAGGGAGAGATTGTTCTAAGAGGTAGTCATCAAGAACTTTTAGATACAAGTAGTCGCTATCAGCAATTATATGCTTTAGACCATCCCGAATATCATGGATAATACTAGTTGGCGATCTTCTTTAAGAGGATCGTCTTTGTTTTTTTTAGGTAATTCTGAAAAAGCCTCCGAAAATACGATTCGTACCCATTTATCTTTTCAACACCCCCAAAATACAAGAAAGAAAAACGATACCAAAACCACTTTTCTGTATATTCAAATTTATTTGTTTTTTATATAATAGATATAAAATCTATTCTGACAAAAGAGGAACCATAAATGAAAAGAAAATCTATCGGGATATTGCTTGTCCTCACAGCCGCTATTTCATGGGGAGTCTCCGGATCTGTAGCCCAATTTTTATTTACTCAAAAACAATTTACCACTGGTTGGCTTGTATGTGTTCGTCTCCTTACAAGTGGCGCTATATTACTTCTTTATCTAGGTTTAACTAAAAATCCAGACATATGGAATATTTGGAAAAGAAGAGCTAGCGTTATTAACATACTCATTTTTGGACTGCTAGGGATGGCAGGCGTTCAGTTTACTTATTTCGCTGCAATTGAAACTAGTAATGCAGCAACAGCAACATTACTTCAGTACTTAGCACCTGTCCTGAT from Niallia sp. FSL W8-0635 carries:
- a CDS encoding cytochrome ubiquinol oxidase subunit I; amino-acid sequence: MDMIFLSRLQFASTTIFHYLFVPISIGLVFIIAIMESFYVKTGNEEYKKMAKFWGKLFLINFVIGIVTGILQEFQFGMNWSNYSRFVGDVFGAPLAIEALLAFFMESTFIGLWIFGWDRLSKKVHLACIWLTAFGTTMSAFWILAANSFMQRPVGFEINNGRAEMNDFFALITNGQVLVEFPHTVFAAFATGAFLVCGISAIKLLGKKDVDFFKKSFQIGITVALTSTFLTLVAGHAQAQFLVETQPMKMAASEGLWDRSENPAPWTVFANIDVDNKQNSAELKIPYLLSILSYNTLDGSVKGMNELQAEYVQKYGEGDYIPPVKTTFWSFRIMVAAGVAMILLGIYGVFLAWKKKLVSKPNKWFYRLMVAGISLPFIANTSGWIMTEIGRQPWTVFGLMTTADSISPSVSAGQVLFSIIAFCTIYAVLGAIMVYLYVKVVKKGPYMMEKVDIKVTNDPFAKEDFHA
- a CDS encoding Cof-type HAD-IIB family hydrolase, which gives rise to MIRCIAIDMDGTLLTSTQEITEENREAIKYAQNNGVEVVIATGRAYEEAGDLLKDAGIITPMICANGAEIRTNEHIIVDTNPLSKNLAREMAEILHKHQVYYEVYTNRGTYTVDKTVARSLIMDIFTVSGHIKDMEEIKKAAEERLAVIHQLDSYEVLFEDDDQIIYKLLAFHFDPIVLGNVREELSKLEGVAISASGKENLEITSVHAQKGIALEKFVNARAISLSETMAIGDNYNDVSMLQKAGRAVAMGNAVEDIQRQCHFVTGTNEESGVAQAIRKALEE
- a CDS encoding TetR/AcrR family transcriptional regulator produces the protein MDNSENILEIILKEEQSMTDKQKKILIAAIDAFSEKGYAATSTSEIAKMAGVAEGTIFRHYKTKKDLLLTLLSPLLSTLIAPRVIKDFDKVLNVSHHNFEDFLRAIVKNRMEFLQKNNTLFKILIQEIPFHDDLRETFKNQIAVKVFGRFQEIMETYKAKGEIISIPSFSSVRLTVTSIFGYFIARYILLPDIKWDDEEEIERTIQFILYGLKPRA
- the cydD gene encoding thiol reductant ABC exporter subunit CydD, which gives rise to MDKNLVKLNGIKPILTFIGILTIVEGAAIILQAKWLAEIIASLYNGNTFQEQYVKIILFLLAFLGRHFLHTIQQNIATTFAEKTSKELRFHLMQKLFELGPKYTKKQGSGNIATLVLEGVTQYKTYLELFLPRMLATGVIPGMIILYVYWNDWLSGVILTVTMPILIVFLILVGMAASSQMNRQLATYKILANHFLDSLRGLETLKFLGRSKQHSRNIEKVSEQYRDATMKTLRLAFLSSFSLDFFTSLSVAVVAVNLGLRLINGDLVLLPALMILILAPEFFLPVRMVGADYHATLDGKEAGDAIQKIIQSPNYDQGNGQAISLGDEPSLSFQNIAFQHHPEEEATLKNLSFTIDGYKKIGIVGESGAGKSTLIDLLSGFSEHNEGTISLNGDLVSGLMTDEWRQLTTYIPQAPYIFSMTLRENIAFYHPEATDEEIIQALKATGLYDIFTTFPNGLDEVLGDGGRNLSGGQEQRIALARAFLTNRKIMLLDEPTSHLDIETEFELKETMLPLFKEKLVFLATHRLHWMKEMDYIFVMDQGSIVETGTHEELMAARGYYYKLLQQ
- the cydC gene encoding thiol reductant ABC exporter subunit CydC — its product is MNANKWIFPFLKANKSRIIFILFLSILALLTAAMLTFTSGYLISKSAIPVENILMVYVPIVGVRTFGISRAVFSYLEKLAGHHTVLRILSAMRIKLYQILEPQALFLKNRFKVGDMLGILSDDIEKLQNIYLRTIFPTFATSVLYIIVVCAIGILDVPFAFLMALYLGLLLFIFPVLSLVLMRKKQREFKQRRNGLYQKLTDSILGMSDWVISGRSKGFIEEYEKEEKIVAQINHQLIQFTRWRNFASQAVAALIILSLVSWSSQQYMEGNIPVTLIAAIILVALPILDAFLVVSDAFEKLPSYQDSLARLRKLEVPMHKKANARPMIDTNKVDIQVNQISYRYDQEQALSLTNVCLDIPQGKKIALIGRSGAGKSTLLKLIQGVIQPTSGSITYNGESTASFQEDTSSLISVLNQTPHLFATTLRNNILLGVEEATEEELAKAIKLAQLEDLVSALPNGLDTFMEESGQRFSGGERQRVALARILLQKTPIVLMDEPNASLDPKTEKDLLRTIFSSLNGKTLIWITHHLVGVEEMDEIIFMDQGEIVLRGSHQELLDTSSRYQQLYALDHPEYHG
- a CDS encoding ABC transporter permease produces the protein MRINALVLRIMKQFYRDKRTLALMILAPILILTLVNLVFNGDDYETKIGLINVPEPISTAFEKEDLRTSIYKSETTAIASLKNGDIDAYFAVENGKTKLMVEGSDPSISKATIAKVQEAIQNLSPNETAINVDAFYGSIDMKQFDSFGPILLGFFAFFFVFLVAGVSFLRERTTGTLERLLSSPIRRWELVLSYIIGFGLFTMLQSGIIVFYSVYILHMSNVGSILYVLLITLLLALVALTLGILLSSFANNELQMIQFIPIVVVPQVFFSGLFNLDTISSAISWISYLTPLYYAANALREVMIRGNGFMEIIGSLSILLGYSIVLMIINIFALKKYRSI
- the cydB gene encoding cytochrome d ubiquinol oxidase subunit II, translated to MLELNVLWFILVAVLFIGFFFLEGFDFGVGMSTKLLAKSDIEKRILINSIGPYWDANEVWLITAGGAMFAAFPHWYATMFSGFYTPLVVVLLALIVRATGFEFRAKDSHPTWKKAWDVCIFLGSFLPPLLFGVVFACFMQGLPIDQNMELKAGFFDIVNYYTLTGGLTVLVLCLVHGLVFTTLRTVGDLQERARNLAQKLLPLLGILLTLFSALTYIKTDIFQERGLILSFIFSLGVIAFIVGGFFISRKMDGWAFGMTGAVITLSFASIFIGLFPRVMVSSISDAFSLTIHNAASGHYSLKVMTIVALTLLPFVLGYQIWSYIVFRKRITEKSHLEY